Proteins encoded in a region of the Fibrobacter sp. UWB15 genome:
- a CDS encoding MotA/TolQ/ExbB proton channel family protein, producing the protein MSKMLQSFSPESDGYQFMWIILVVFMIGLGFSVERFLYIMVKSAKGRKDFLAKFGTHISAQRYDEALSYANATKLPIARVMAAIVAARNGGRETMQAACDAVFLTEAPRLTRYISIIQVMASISTLLGLMGTIYGLIYTFDAVANKPAAERAKALSDGIAIAMGTTLLGLLSAVPLLVIVGLLNMNSERLIQEMEEKGLKIINSLA; encoded by the coding sequence ATGTCTAAAATGCTTCAATCCTTCAGCCCGGAATCTGATGGTTACCAGTTCATGTGGATCATCCTCGTGGTGTTCATGATTGGCCTCGGCTTCTCTGTTGAACGCTTCCTTTACATCATGGTGAAGAGCGCAAAGGGCCGTAAGGATTTCTTGGCCAAGTTCGGCACTCATATTTCTGCTCAGCGTTATGATGAAGCTCTCAGCTATGCCAACGCAACCAAGCTCCCGATCGCTCGCGTGATGGCTGCAATCGTTGCTGCCCGTAACGGTGGTCGCGAAACCATGCAGGCCGCATGCGACGCCGTGTTCCTGACTGAAGCTCCCCGTCTGACTCGTTACATTAGCATCATCCAGGTTATGGCTTCCATCTCTACGTTGCTCGGACTTATGGGCACCATTTACGGTCTGATCTACACCTTCGATGCTGTGGCTAACAAGCCGGCTGCTGAACGTGCTAAGGCTCTTTCCGACGGTATTGCTATCGCTATGGGTACCACGCTCCTCGGCCTTCTCTCCGCTGTGCCTCTTCTGGTCATCGTGGGCCTCCTCAACATGAACTCCGAACGCCTCATCCAGGAAATGGAAGAAAAGGGCCTCAAGATTATCAACTCCCTCGCTTAA
- a CDS encoding biopolymer transporter ExbD produces MAKELKKPAKPEEPDLLPAMGLFTILIPMLLSMTAFSKLAIVEINMPERSMMNMTDDPPPEPDQQALNLSLAITPEYLVIGARGGFQPNVYFKEMWTFRCKSDAQLITYAPEDVKAAVESGHGPKCKDGSEMDKEKYLYEIETIELWAINKESEEDPGRVIWAVYSSQSENVPDSAYVDGNNAFLAAPGEGAMGLTPPPMLKKPSAGAVLATLTPNSARNLKPDVAAKNIIYPLSAYDLIAKDLIQIHTQFIDLEDVDNIIIVANDDTQFDKIIQLMDRAKEAGFSKINLAKLGG; encoded by the coding sequence ATGGCAAAAGAACTCAAGAAACCAGCCAAGCCTGAAGAACCGGACCTGTTGCCGGCGATGGGCTTGTTCACCATCCTGATTCCTATGCTGTTGTCTATGACTGCTTTCTCTAAGCTCGCCATTGTCGAAATCAACATGCCCGAACGTAGCATGATGAATATGACTGACGATCCTCCTCCGGAACCGGACCAGCAGGCTCTGAACCTCTCGCTCGCAATCACGCCGGAATATCTGGTGATTGGTGCCCGCGGTGGTTTCCAGCCGAACGTTTACTTCAAGGAAATGTGGACGTTCCGTTGCAAGTCCGATGCGCAGCTCATTACGTATGCGCCGGAAGATGTTAAAGCAGCCGTGGAAAGCGGTCATGGTCCCAAGTGCAAAGATGGATCCGAAATGGATAAAGAGAAGTATCTCTACGAAATCGAAACCATCGAACTCTGGGCCATCAACAAGGAATCCGAAGAAGACCCGGGCCGCGTAATTTGGGCCGTGTATTCTTCTCAGTCTGAAAATGTACCGGATAGCGCATACGTGGACGGCAACAACGCCTTCCTCGCAGCTCCTGGCGAAGGCGCCATGGGTCTTACCCCGCCGCCGATGCTCAAGAAGCCGAGCGCTGGTGCTGTTCTCGCAACCCTCACTCCGAACTCGGCTCGTAACCTGAAACCGGATGTGGCTGCAAAGAACATCATCTACCCGCTGTCTGCTTACGACTTGATCGCTAAGGACCTGATTCAGATCCATACGCAGTTCATTGACCTCGAAGACGTCGATAACATCATCATCGTTGCTAACGACGACACCCAGTTCGACAAGATCATTCAACTTATGGACCGTGCTAAAGAAGCCGGTTTCAGCAAGATCAACCTTGCTAAGCTGGGAGGTTAA